CGATCCGCTACACCGCCCGGGGCTCGGTGCTGGTGGCGGCGCGCAGGCGCGGCGGGCTCTGGCGGGTCGAGGTGCGCGATTCGGGGCAGGGCATCGCCGAGGAGCATCAGGAGCTGATCTTTCGCGAATTCCAGCGCATCGACGCCCATGCCTCGGCCTCCGAGGGGATGGGGCTGGGGCTGGCCATTGTCGAACGGGCGGCGGCGCTTTTGGGCCATCCGCTCTCGCTGCGCTCGGCCTCCGGCTGCGGCGCGACCTTTTCGCTCGATCTGGCGCAGGCGGCGCGGCCGGTCACGCGCGTCGAACCGGGGCGGGCGGTGCCGCTGGCCCGCGATGCCGAAGCTTCGGAGCTGGTCGTGCTGCTGGTCGAGAACGACCCGGAGCTGTCGCGGGCGATGGTGCAGCTGCTGGAGACATGGGGGGTGAGCGTGTTCGACGTCCCCTCGGGCGAGGAGGCGCTGGCGCTGGTCGCGGCGACCGGGCTGGTGCCCGACCGCTGTCTGATCGACTATCAGCTGGGCGCGGGGATGAGCGGGCTGGACTGTCTGGCGGCCCTGCGGGCGCGGCTGGGGCCGGTTTCGGCGCTGATCGTCACCGCCGACCGCAGCGAGGCGCTGGGCGCCGAGGCCCGGGCGCTGGGGGGGGCCGTGCTGCAAAAACCGATCCCGACCGAGGCGCTTTCAGAGTTCCTTTTCGGCGCCGGATCGGGCGGCGCGGCCGCTACGCCGTGACGATCCAGCCGCCGCCGAAGATCCGGCTGCCTTCGGTTTCGTAAAAGACGCAGGCCTGACCCGGGCTGACGCCTTCTTCGGGCTCGATCAGCTCGACCTCGGCCGTGGTGGCCGAGAGCGGCCGCAAGATCGCCGGACGCGGCGCCCGGGTGGAGCGGATCCGCACCGAGACCTCCCGTTCCGGGTGGCTTTCGAACGGCTCGTCGCCCAGCCAGTTGATTTCGGCCACCCGCAAAAGCCGCGTGGCAAGCGCCTCTTTCGGGCCGACGATCACCCGGCGCGTGTCGGGATCAAGCTTCACCACGTAAAGCGGATGATCGCCGAGGCCCCCGATGCCCAGGCCGCGGCGCTGCCCGATCGTGTAGTGGATCACGCCCTTGTGATGGCCCAGCACTTTGCCCGCAAGATCGACGATCTCGCCCGGATCGGCGGCGCCGGGGCGCAGCTTTCGATGACGCTCGCATAATTCCGTCGGCACGAAGCAGATATCCTGGCTGTCGGGCTTGTCGGCGACGATCAGACCGAATCTGGCGGCCAGTTTGCGGGTCTCCGCCTTCGAGGGCAGGTGGCCCAGCGGGAATCGCAGGAAGGCAAGCTGCTCGGGCGTGGTCGAGAACAGGAAATAGCTCTGGTCGCGCATCGGATCGGCGGCCGAATGCAGCTCGGGCCCGTGGGCGCCCAGCTTGCGCTGGATGTAGTGGCCGGTCGCCATGCAATCGGCGTCGAGATCGCGGGCGGTTTCCAGCAGATCCTTGAACTTCACCCGTTCATTGCAGCGGATGCAGGGTACGGGCGTCGCCCCGGCGAGATAGGCATCGGCGAATTCCTCGATCACGGCTTCGCGGAAAGTGTTTTCGTAATCAAGGACATAGTGGGGGAAATTCATCGCTTCCGCGACGCGGCGGGCATCGTGGATGTCCTGGCCCGCGCAGCAGGCGCCCTTTTTCGCCAGGGCCGCGCCATGGTCATAAAGCTGCAAGGTCACGCCGATGACATCGTAACCTTCCTCCTTCAGCATGGCGGCCACCACCGAGCTGTCGACGCCGCCCGACATGGCGACGACCACGCGGGTGTCGGCGGGCGCTTTCGGCAGGCCCAGCGAATTCAGGGGGAGATCTTTCGGCATCGCAACAGTCCTTTAACCAGACCCGCAGGAATATAGGAAAATGCGAACTACTCTCAACCCTTGGCTAAACCCAGCGTTAAGGCCCTCGGCGCATTCTGCCCCCATGAAGACGAGGGGGGTGAGCCCATGTATCTGAAAAAAGTGGATGGTCCGCGCGCAGTTACGCTGCCCGACGGGACGATTCTGACCCGGGCCGATCTGCCGCCGAAAGAAACGCGTCGTTGGGTGGCGTCGCGCAAGGCGATCATCGTGCATGCGGTGACGCATGGTCTGATCGGACGCTCGGAAGTACTTGAACGTTACGGCTTATCGGAGGAAGAATTCGATATCTGGGCGGAAGCGGTCAAGAAACACGGCATCGCAGGGCTGAAAGTGACGGCGATCCAGAAATATCGACAACTTTAAGTTGCAAATGAACGGAATCCTGCGACAGTAACTACGTGTTAACCATTTGGTGACAAGGTCGAACGTGATCGAGGGATTAATGCGGAGAACCCAGGATGCGGATTTTGTTGGTGGAGGACGACCCGACGACCTCTCGCAGCATCGAGCTGATGCTGACCCATGCCAACCTCAACGTCTACTGCACCGACCTCGGTGAAGAAGGCATCGACCTTGCCAAGCTTTACGATTACGACCTGATCCTTCTCGATCTGAACCTTCCCGACATGAACGGGCTCGAGGTGCTGCGTCAGTTGCGTCTGGCTCGTGTCGACACGCCGATTCTGATCCTGACCGGTGCCGATGACACCGAGAACAAGATCAAGGGCTTCGGCTTTGGCGCCGATGATTACATGACGAAGCCCTTCCATCGCGAAGAGCTGGTGGCCCGGATCCATGCGATCATCCGCCGCTCGAAGGGGCATTCGCAGTCGATCATCCGCACCGGCAAGATCTCGGTCAACCTCGACGCCAAGACGGTGGAAGTGGGCGGCAAGCCGGTGCATCTGACCGGCAAGGAATACCAGATGCTGGAGCTGCTCAGCCTGCGCAAGGGCACGACGCTGACCAAGGAGATGTTCCTCAACCATCTTTACGGCGGCATGGACGAGCCCGAGCTGAAGATCATCGACGTCTTCATCTGCAAGCTGCGCAAGAAGCTGGCCGAAGTCACCGGCGGAGAGAATTACATCGAGACCGTCTGGGGCCGGGGCTATGTGCTGCGGGACCCTGATCAGGGCGACCTTGACCGCCGCATGGTCGTGGGCGCCTGAGTCTCCGCTTCTCTCTGGACGCTCCTTGCGGCTGCCCCTAAATGGGACAGCCGGAGGAAAGACATGATGAGCGCAGCACCGTTTTCCGACCTGGACAGCCTGACCCGCGCCGAGGCAGAGGCCGAGGTGCCGGAGCTTGTCGCCCGGATCGAGGCGGCGAATCATGCCTATCACACCCTTGATGCGCCCAAGATTTCCGATGCTGACTATGATGCGCTGAAACGGCGTCTGGCGGCGATCGAGGCGCGGTTTCCCGATCTGGCGCGGGCGGACAGCCCGACGATGCGGGTTGGCGCTGCCGTGGCCGAAGGATTCGGCAAGGTCGCGCATGAGATTCGCATGCTCAGTCTGGAAAACGCCTTTCTGGATGCGGATGTGGCGGATTTCGACGGGCGGATGCGCAGCTATCTGGGGCTTGGCCCCGAGAGTGCCTTGCCCTGCACCGCGGAACCGAAGATCGACGGGCTCTCGCTGTCCTTGCGCTACGAAGACGGGCTGCTGGTGCAGGCCGCGACGCGGGGCGATGGCGAAGTGGGCGAGAATGTCACCGAAAACGCCCGCACCATTGCCGACATTCCGCAGCGCCTGACCGGGGCGCCTGCCGTGCTGGAAGTCCGCGGCGAGGTCTACATGAGCCATGCCGATTTTGCGGCGCTGAATGCGCGGCAGGCGGAGCGGGGCGACAAGACGTTCGCCAATCCGCGCAATGCCGCCGCGGGCTCCGTGCGCCAGCTCGACGCCCGGATCACCGCCTCCAGACCCTTGAAATTCTTTGCCTATTCCTGGGGCGTTCTGTCCGAACCGCTCTCGGACACGCAATTGGGCGCGATCGAGCGGCTCAAGGCGCTCGGCTTTCAGACCAATCCGCTGACCCGGCTTTGCGCCGATACGGCCGAAATGCTTGCCCATTACCGCGCGATCGAAGCGCAGCGGGCCACGCTTGGCTATGACATCGATGGCGTCGTCTACAAGGTCAACGATCTTGCCCTGCAGGCGCGGCTCGGCTTTCGGTCGACCACGCCCCGCTGGGCGATCGCGCATAAGTTTCCGGCCGAACTGGCCTGGACGCGGCTGGAAAAGATCGAGATTCAGGTCGGCCGCACCGGGGCGCTCTCGCCCGTGGCGCGGCTGGCCCCGGTCACCGTCGGCGGTGTCGTCGTCTCGAATGCGACGCTGCACAACGAGGATTACATCGCCGGGCTCTCCTCGAAGGGCGAGGTGATCCGCGACGGCAAGGACATCCGCGAGGGCGACTGGGTGCAGGTCTATCGCGCCGGTGACGTGATCCCCAAGGTCGCCGATGTCGATCTGTCGCGCCGCGATCCCGCAGCGCAACCCTTTGTTTTTCCGCATCTTTGCCCGGAATGCGGCTCCGAGGCGCTGCGCGAGGAAGGCGATGCCGTGCGCCGTTGCACCGGCGGCCTGATCTGCCCGGCGCAGGCGGTGGAGAAGCTGAAACACTTCGTCTCCCGCGCCGCTTTCGACATCGAGGGGCTGGGGGCAAAACAGGTCGAGGCCTTTTACAAGGATGGCTGGATCCGCGAACCGGCCGAGATCTTCACCCTTCAGGCGCGCTTCGGCGCCGGGCTGCAACAGCTGAAGAACCGCGAGGGCTGGGGCGAGAAATCCGCGCAAAACCTGTTTCAGGCGATTGAAGAGAAACGCAAAATCCCGCTTGCCCGGCTGATCTTCGCGCTTGGCATCCGCCATGTCGGCGAAAGCTCGGCCGCCCTTTTCGCCACGCATTACCTGACCTGGGAGCGGTTCGAAGCCGCGATGCGCGCCGCCGTTCCCGGCTCGGCCGAATGGCAGGAGCTGCTCAGCATCGATGGCGTCGGCGAGACTTTGGCCGCCTCGGTGACCGCGGCCTTTCATCCCGGCGCCGAACGCGACGCGATCGACCGGCTGGTGACGCATCTGACCGTCGAGCCCGCCGTGCCGCGCGCAAGTGACAGCCCGGTGGCCGGTCTGACCGTCGTCTTCACCGGCACGCTCGAACGGATGACCCGGGCCGAGGCGAAGGCGCGCGCCGAGGCGCTGGGCGCCAAGGTCGCGGGCTCTGTTTCGGCCAAGACCGACATTCTGGTGGCCGGTCCGGGCGCCGGATCGAAGGCGAAGAAGGCCGCGGATCTGGGCGTCAGGGTGATCGACGAGGAGGCCTGGATCCGCCTCATCGGGGCGACATGAGCGGCCGGCCGGCCGCGCTTTTCCCGCTTTTCGCCGCGATCGAGACCTTGCCGGGGATCGGGGCGAAGACGGCCAAGGCCATGGAAAACCTTGGTATTACCCGCCCGCGTGATGTGTTGTTCACGCTGCCGCAGGCGGTGATCGACCGCCGTCCGGTCAGCTCGATCCGCGAGGTGACGCCGCCGCTGACGGTGACGGTCGAGGTCGAGGTGCTGACCCATATGGCGGCGCGCAACCGCGCGGGCCCCTCGCGGGTGCTGGTGCGCGACGGCGCGGGGGCGGAATTCGCCCTCGTCTTCTTTCACGCGCGCGGCGATTATCTGGAGAAATTGCTGCCCAAGGCCGGGCGGCGGCTGGTCTCGGGGCGGCTCGAACTGTTCGACGGCTTTGCGCAGATGGTGCATCCCGACCATGTCCTGCCGCTGGACGAGGTCGAGAAACTGCCGCGATTCGAGCCGGTCTATCCGCTGACGGCCGGGGTGACGCAGCGGGTCATGGCGAAGGCGGCCGAGGGGGCGCTGACCCGTTTGCCCGAGCTGCCGGAATGGATCGATGCCGCGCTGAAGGCCCGCGAGGGCTGGCCCGACTGGGCCGCGGCGCTGCGCGCGGCGCATGCGCCGCAAACCCAGGCCGAGACCGCGGTCACCGCCCCCGCGCGGCAGCGTCTCGCCTATGACGAGCTGTTCGCGCATCAGATGACCCTGGCTTTGGCCCGTCGTCAGGCCCGCCATCCGAAGGGACGGATCACCGAGGGCACCGGGGCCTTGACGGCCAAGGTTCTGAAATCGCTTCCGTTTCAGCCCACCGGCGCGCAGCTGCGCGCCAGTCGCGAGATCGCCGCCGACATGGCGACGCCCAGCCGGATGAACCGTTTGCTGCAGGGCGATGTCGGCGCGGGCAAGACGCTCGTGGCTTTTCTGGCGCTTTTGACTGCGGTTGAAGCGGGCGGGCAGGGCGTCCTGATGGCGCCGACGGAAATTCTGGCGCGGCAGCATTTCGAGGGGCTGGGGACATTGGCCGCGGCGGCAGGCGTCCGGATGGAGGTTCTGACCGGCCGTGACAAGGGGGCGGAGCGGGCGCGCAAGCTGACGGATCTGCTCGAGGGGCGGATCCAGATTTTGCTGGGCACCCATGCGGTCTTTCAGAAAGACGTTGTTTTTCAAGATCTTCGTCTGGTCATCATCGACGAGCAGCACCGCTTTGGCGTGGCGCAAAGGATGGAGCTGGGCGCCAAGGGCGAGATGGCCGATGTGCTGGTGATGACGGCGACGCCGATCCCGCGCTCGCTGGCGCTGGCGCAATATGGCGACATGGATGTGAGCCTTCTGGATGAAAAACCGCCCGGACGGCAGCCGGTGACGACGGCGCTGATTTCGACCGCGCGGATCGGCGAGGTGGTGGCGCATCTGGCGCGTGCCGTGGCCGAGGGGCGGCAGGCCTATTGGGTTTGCCCGCTGGTCGAGGAAAGCGAACGGGTCGATCTGGCCTCGGCCGAGGAGCGCTTCGCGCATCTGCGCATGGTGCTGGGCGAGGGCACCGTGGGCCTGGTGCATGGGCAGCTGCCGCCCGCCGAAAAGGACGCCGCGATGGCGGATTTTGTGGCGGGAAAGACCCGGGTTCTGGTGGCGACGACGGTGATCGAAGTGGGGGTGAACGTGCCCAATGCCTCGATCATGGTGATCGAGCGGGCCGAGACCTTCGGTCTGGCGCAGCTGCATCAGCTGCGTGGCCGGGTCGGGCGGGGCGCGGCGAAATCGACCTGTCTGATGCTCTATCAGGCGCCGCTGAGCGAGGGGGGGGAGCGGCGGCTGTCGATCCTGCGCGACAGCGAGGACGGATTTCGCATTGCGGAAGAAGACCTTGCGATGCGCGGCGCGGGCGATGTGATCGGCACGGCGCAATCGGGCCTGCCGCGGTTCCGCATCGCCGATCTGGAGCGGCAGGCCGGGCTGATGGCGCTGGCGCAAAGCGATGCGCGGGTGCTTCTGGCGATGGACCCGGCGCTGGAGAGCCCGCGCGGGCAGGCGGCGCGGATGCTGATGTGGCTGACCGAGCAGGACCGGGCGATCCGGCTGATTGAGGTCGGTTAAGAGTTCTTAAAATGTTCTTGACGCATCGCGCGGAACATGAGAACAAAATGGCAACAGGAAGGAGACCTGAGATGCAGAACCGTCCGACCCCGTTCGTTGCCCGTGAAACCGCCGAGATGGCGCAAGACATGATCGGGGCGCTCTCGCTTTGCGCCACTTTCCTTGCCGTGCTTTACCTGCCCGGCCTTTTCTGACCGTCACTGCCACGCGCTTTCGCGACCCTGACGTCACATCACGGCCGCCTGTCCCCAAGGGCTTTGCCCGGAAAGCGCTTCCTGCGCCGCCATCTTCGGATGGCGGCGTTTTTTACATCCGATAGGCCAGACGCAGCCCGCCCCAATGCCGCCCCGAAACGAAGATCGGCGCCGAGAGATCCTTCATCAGCACGAAATTGCCGCCGCCCATGTCGCGCCGGTAGATCTGCAGCAGGAAGGGCGCGGTCGATTGCCCGGCCCGCAGCCCGACGCGGTCGTTGAAGATGCGCCGGTTGCGGCAGTTCGCGGCGTTCCAGACCGGATCCGGCCCCTGCGGCTGCGAGAATTTCCGGTTGTGCGTCGGCAGATAGCCGTTGCGGTCGACGGCGGCGCAAAACACGATCTCGGGCGAGAGGCTCAGCACCCGTTCCTGCACCGCGGGCAGGACGGCGTCGGTAAAGCCGGTGAAGGGCGCCATCACCTGCGCCGGATTGCTGCCCGCGATCGGGCTGTAGCGCGTCTCGAAAAGCGTGCCGGCACTGATCCGGCCCGCGGAAATGCCCGCCTCGAACAGCTGGCCCACCTCTTCGGCGGCGGATTTCACCGCCTCGATGAAGGCGGTGTCGGCCAGCGCCCCGCCCAGTTCGACCGCCTCCTGCACGATGGTCTCGCCCGCGATGATCAGGGTCCGGGTCTTTTGGGTCGCTTCATGCACCTCGGTCGAGGTTTGCTGCATGCCCTCGGCCATGCGGCGGAAGGCCGGGCCGAAGGAGGCGTTGGCGCTGTTCACCTCGGCGGCGCGGGTGGCGATTTCGGTCACCGCCGCGCGGGTCTGCGTCAGCCCGCCCAGCATCCGGCCAAGCGCCGCATCGGTGCCCGTCGCACCGGTCAGCACCGCATCGGCATCGGTCGAAATCGCGCCCGCCTCGTCATGCAGGGCGCGGATCGAGCCGGTCAGCCCGCCCACGGCATTGCCGATCCCCTCGGAAGCGGCGGCCGTCCGGCGCGAGAGTTCGTTGATCGCCTCGGCCACGACGGCAAAGCCGCGGCCCGCGTCGCCCGCCCGGGCCGCTTCGATTTTCGCGTTGATCGCCAGGATGTTGACCTGCATCGCCACGGATTTGATCCCGGCATTTTCCGCCTGCACCCGGGTCAGTGTCTCGTTCAGCTCCTCCATCCGCGCGATCGCCGAGCGCACCCAGCTGGCGATCGTCTGCGCATGGGCCGAGGTTTCGCGCAGCTGCGCCGCCGTCTCCTCGACCATGCCCAGCGTCGCATCGGCGCTTTGGCCGACACGCTGCGCACCGTCCAGCACCCGGGCATTCGCGTCCTGCACCGTCTCGGCCGCCGTCTGCGCGCTGCGCAACAGCGAGATCTGCGAATCCGCGAGCTTTTCCAGCGCCTCGAGCGCACTGGCCACCTCGGCGACATCCCGGCCCAGATCGAGCGCGTCGGTCGCGATGCGGGTGATGCGCCTTCGGAACTGGTTGCAAGCGACGGGGAGGAGGCGGGATGGGTCATGCAAGGTCCGGATGAGTTACAGCCCACCATCGCATGCGCCCCTTGCACAAGAGTTAAGGGGCGTTCTCAAACCGCCGTGAGAGCCGACAAAGTCGCCTCCGGCGCAAGCAGAATCGAGGCGTGACGGTTCGGATAGTCGCGCGCGGCGGTCAGGACCTCGTATTGCGCGAAGGGCGCGGCGGGGACCGGGCCACCGCGCAGCATGGCGGCCAGGCTTTCGCACAGCGCCTGCACCTCGGACCGCGAACGCCCGATCACTTCGGCACCGAAAATCGCGGCCGAGGCCTGGCCCAAGGCGCAGGCATGCACGGTCTGGGAAAAGGCGGTGATGCGCCCGCCCTCCAGCCGCAGCGCCACCGAGACGGTCGAGCCGCAAAGCGGCGCCCGTTTCGTGGCGCGCAGCGCCGGATCGGGCAGCGGCTCGGTGTGCGGGATCGCGGCGGCCAGCGCCAGCACGCGATCGGCATAGAGTTTGAAAAGATCGGCATCGCTCATGGCTTTTCCCCGCAGTCTGTGCGGGTTAGATAGACCGGGACACGCAGGGAGGAAAGCATGGGTTTCGATCCGCAGAGCCTGAAATATGATGCCAACGGTCTGATCCCGGCGATTGCGCAGGAGGCGGGCACGGGCGAGGTGCTGATGATGGCCTGGATGAACGCCGAAAGCCTGGCGCGGACTTTGGCGACGGGGCAGGTGACCTATTGGAGCCGCTCGCGGCAGGCGTTCTGGGCCAAGGGCGAAAACTCGGGTCATGTGCAAAAGCTGGTCGAGCTGCGGATCGATTGCGACCGGGATTGTCTTTTGCTGCTGGTGACGCAGGCGGGTCCGGCCTGTCACACCAACCGCCGGTCGTGTTTCTACACGGCGCTGCGCGGCGGCGAAGAGGTCGAGATCCTGACCCCGATGGCGGACTGAGCGCGACGCCCGCACGGCCTGCGGGCGCAAAAGCGTCCTGACGTCAGGATGGTGCGGGTGAAGGGACTCGAACCCCCACGCCAAGGCGCCAGAACCTAAATCTGGTGCGTCTACCAGTTTCGCCACACCCGCACTGCCCTCGCTTTTAGCAACTCGCGCGGCCCTGTGTAGGGGGGCAACAGGTCTGCGGGCAAAATAGGGTTTGTTAACCTTTCCCCTCGCCAGAGCGCGGGGCCTGTCCTAGGCTTCCGATCAGAGCCGCAAAGGCCAGATGATCAAAAAAGCCGGAAACCGGCACGAGAGCAGGAAGACCCGATGGACAGGCAGGCCACGGGGCGCGGGGAGGGCGGGGCCAGGGCGCCCGCATCTTCGGCGTCCGCCTTCACATTCGATTCCCGTCTGGGCGCCGAGGGCGCGCATGGGGTGGCGGGCTTCGCCATGGGCTCGCGCGTGGCGACGATGGACGGGCTCTTGCCGGTCGAATTCCTGAACCTGGGCGACCGGATCGTCACCCGCTCGGGGATGCGCGTGCTGCGCGGCCTGTCCAGCCTGCCGCTGGTGTCGCGGCTGGTCGGCATCGCGCCCGGGGCGCTGGGGCATGACCGGCCGGGGCAGGCGATGGTGCTGGGATCGGGCACGCAGGTGCTTTTGCGCGACTGGCGGGCCGAGGTGATGTTCGGCACCGCCCAGGCGCTGGTCGCGGTCGAGCGGCTGATCGACGGGCAGTTCATCACCCGCATCACCGGCCGCAAGATCCGCATCTTCGCGCTGCATTTCGAGGCGCCCGAGGTGATCTATGCCGATGGCGTCGAGATCGGCTGCAAGCCCCTGGCCTTGCGTAGCTGACAGGGGGCGAAGCGCGTATTTGCCCCAAGAAAAAACGCATCGGCTTTTCTTGGTGAAAATACGCCCTGTCGCGCTGACGGGCGGCGGCTCAGAGGTTCAGCGCGCGGAAGACCTTTGGCAATTCCTCGGGCAGATCCTCGGCGATCAGGCCGGGGCCGAAGCTCAGCGCGGCTTCGACATGCAGCCAGGTGCCGGTGCAGGCGGCCTCGAACGGTGTCAGCCCGCGCGCCATCAGCCCGGTGATGATCCCCGCCAGAACGTCGCCCGATCCGGCCGTGGCCAGCCAGGGCGCGGCGCGGGGGCCGGTGGCGCTGTGCACGGCGGCCGCGCCCGACGGATGGGCGATGGCGGTTTCGGGGCCCTTGAGCAGCACGGTGCAGTTGATCCGCGCGGCGGCCTGGCGGGCGGCGGCGACGCGGGGCAGGCTGCCGTCTTCGAGCCCCTGCGCAAGGTCGGGGAACAGGCGGCGGAATTCGCCCTGATGCGGGGTGATCACCGTCTGATCATGCATCGCGTTGAACAGCGGGCCGGGATCGGCGGTGAAGGCGGTCAGCGCATCGGCATCCAGCACGGTGGGACGGCGCAGCCAGAGCGCGGCGGGCACCATTTCCAGCGCCCGCGGCAGGCCCAGCCCCGGGCCGAGGCAAAGCGCGTTCAGCCGCGGGTCCTGAAAATGGCCGCGCAGGGAATAGGCATCGGGCAGGGCGGTCAGCATGATCGCGGTCAGCTGCGCCGCATTCTCGGCCAGGCTGATCTGCGGACAGGCGAGCGTCACCAGACCCGCCCCCACTCGCAGCGCGGCCCGCGCGGCCAGACGGGCGGCGCCGCCCTTGCCGGGACTGCCCGCCAGAATCAGCGCATGGCCGTGGTCGTATTTATGCGCCTCGGGCGATTTGGCGAGGCGGGAACGCATCTCCTCGGTCAAGGTGATCTGGCGGAACATGGCCCCTCCGGCGCGGTCGTTTTTTCCAACCCTAGCGCGGGGTGGTGAGAAAAGCGTGAAGATCCGCCCTAAAGGCCGATCGGTTTGACGATGACGCCGATGCCCTCGGCGCGCAGCTGCGCATGTGCGGGTTTTTCGCGGTGGAAGGTGACCGCCAGCGAACAGGGCGCCGAGGGCCAGCCCGCGGCATCGGCCCGCGCATCGGCATCGCGCCCCGAAGGCAGGTCGATCGCCAGCACCGGCCGCCCCGCGCTGGCCAGCGCCGCGAAGATCGGGCCGAAGCCGGTCAGGGGCCGCGTCAGCCCAAGCCCGAAAAGCGCATCGACGACCAGATCGGCGCTGCTGAAATCGGGCGCGGCGGGCAGGGGCGCGATCGTGCCGATGCGCCGCCAGCGGTCGTGATTGGCGCGGGCGTCGGGCGGCAGCCGGTCCGCCTCGCCGTAAAGATAAAGTGTCACCTTCCAGCCGCGGCGGCGCAGGAGCCGGGCGACCACGAAGCCGTCGCCGCCGTTGTTGCCCGGCCCGCAAAGGATCATCGCATGGCGCAGCGCCACCGCGGGCGGGCGGATGTCGGGCCAGGCCTCGGCGATCGCCTCGACCACCGCCGCGCCCGCGCGTTCCATCAGCTCGAGCCCGCTGGCGCGGCCGGAGGCGATGGCCGCCCTCTCGAGGCTGCGCATGTCATCACTCGTCAGGATTTCCGTCATATGCCGCCCAAACAGTTTACACTTCGCACAATAAATATGCTAACCGCCTAAATCATCATCGCTGTTCGGGGAATCCCCGGGCGCGACGCACCCGCCAAAAGCTAGCCGATTGCGGGGCGGCGTGGAAAGTGGTGAGACGAGGGCGCAAGATCGAAAGGGGGGAGTCGGCATGAAGAAGGTCGAGGCGATCATCAAGCCGTTCAAGCTCGATGAAGTGAAGGAAGCGCTTCAGGAAGCGGGGATTCAAGGGCTGAGCGTGATCGAGGTGAAAGGCTTCGGGCGGCAAAAGGGCCATACCGAGCTGTATCGCGGGGCCGAATATGTCGTCGACTTCCTGCCCAAGGTGAAGATCGAGATGGTTCTGCCCGACGAGATGGTCGATATCGCCATCGAGGCCATCGTCGGCGCCGCCCGCACCGAAAAGATCGGCGACGGGAAGATCTTCGTCTCCTCCATCGAACAGGCGATCCGCATCCGCACCGGCGAGACCGGCGAGGACGCGGTCTGAGACTTCCGAATTTCGGGCGATGGCCCGGCACCGCAACGGGCCCAGCCCGCACCCCATGCTCAACGAAAGGGTAATTTGCAAATGAGCGCAGTCAAAAAGGCTCT
This DNA window, taken from Rhodobacter capsulatus SB 1003, encodes the following:
- the mnmA gene encoding tRNA 2-thiouridine(34) synthase MnmA, with the translated sequence MPKDLPLNSLGLPKAPADTRVVVAMSGGVDSSVVAAMLKEEGYDVIGVTLQLYDHGAALAKKGACCAGQDIHDARRVAEAMNFPHYVLDYENTFREAVIEEFADAYLAGATPVPCIRCNERVKFKDLLETARDLDADCMATGHYIQRKLGAHGPELHSAADPMRDQSYFLFSTTPEQLAFLRFPLGHLPSKAETRKLAARFGLIVADKPDSQDICFVPTELCERHRKLRPGAADPGEIVDLAGKVLGHHKGVIHYTIGQRRGLGIGGLGDHPLYVVKLDPDTRRVIVGPKEALATRLLRVAEINWLGDEPFESHPEREVSVRIRSTRAPRPAILRPLSATTAEVELIEPEEGVSPGQACVFYETEGSRIFGGGWIVTA
- the sciP gene encoding CtrA inhibitor SciP, which encodes MYLKKVDGPRAVTLPDGTILTRADLPPKETRRWVASRKAIIVHAVTHGLIGRSEVLERYGLSEEEFDIWAEAVKKHGIAGLKVTAIQKYRQL
- the ctrA gene encoding response regulator transcription factor CtrA encodes the protein MRILLVEDDPTTSRSIELMLTHANLNVYCTDLGEEGIDLAKLYDYDLILLDLNLPDMNGLEVLRQLRLARVDTPILILTGADDTENKIKGFGFGADDYMTKPFHREELVARIHAIIRRSKGHSQSIIRTGKISVNLDAKTVEVGGKPVHLTGKEYQMLELLSLRKGTTLTKEMFLNHLYGGMDEPELKIIDVFICKLRKKLAEVTGGENYIETVWGRGYVLRDPDQGDLDRRMVVGA
- the ligA gene encoding NAD-dependent DNA ligase LigA, whose protein sequence is MMSAAPFSDLDSLTRAEAEAEVPELVARIEAANHAYHTLDAPKISDADYDALKRRLAAIEARFPDLARADSPTMRVGAAVAEGFGKVAHEIRMLSLENAFLDADVADFDGRMRSYLGLGPESALPCTAEPKIDGLSLSLRYEDGLLVQAATRGDGEVGENVTENARTIADIPQRLTGAPAVLEVRGEVYMSHADFAALNARQAERGDKTFANPRNAAAGSVRQLDARITASRPLKFFAYSWGVLSEPLSDTQLGAIERLKALGFQTNPLTRLCADTAEMLAHYRAIEAQRATLGYDIDGVVYKVNDLALQARLGFRSTTPRWAIAHKFPAELAWTRLEKIEIQVGRTGALSPVARLAPVTVGGVVVSNATLHNEDYIAGLSSKGEVIRDGKDIREGDWVQVYRAGDVIPKVADVDLSRRDPAAQPFVFPHLCPECGSEALREEGDAVRRCTGGLICPAQAVEKLKHFVSRAAFDIEGLGAKQVEAFYKDGWIREPAEIFTLQARFGAGLQQLKNREGWGEKSAQNLFQAIEEKRKIPLARLIFALGIRHVGESSAALFATHYLTWERFEAAMRAAVPGSAEWQELLSIDGVGETLAASVTAAFHPGAERDAIDRLVTHLTVEPAVPRASDSPVAGLTVVFTGTLERMTRAEAKARAEALGAKVAGSVSAKTDILVAGPGAGSKAKKAADLGVRVIDEEAWIRLIGAT
- the recG gene encoding ATP-dependent DNA helicase RecG, translated to MSGRPAALFPLFAAIETLPGIGAKTAKAMENLGITRPRDVLFTLPQAVIDRRPVSSIREVTPPLTVTVEVEVLTHMAARNRAGPSRVLVRDGAGAEFALVFFHARGDYLEKLLPKAGRRLVSGRLELFDGFAQMVHPDHVLPLDEVEKLPRFEPVYPLTAGVTQRVMAKAAEGALTRLPELPEWIDAALKAREGWPDWAAALRAAHAPQTQAETAVTAPARQRLAYDELFAHQMTLALARRQARHPKGRITEGTGALTAKVLKSLPFQPTGAQLRASREIAADMATPSRMNRLLQGDVGAGKTLVAFLALLTAVEAGGQGVLMAPTEILARQHFEGLGTLAAAAGVRMEVLTGRDKGAERARKLTDLLEGRIQILLGTHAVFQKDVVFQDLRLVIIDEQHRFGVAQRMELGAKGEMADVLVMTATPIPRSLALAQYGDMDVSLLDEKPPGRQPVTTALISTARIGEVVAHLARAVAEGRQAYWVCPLVEESERVDLASAEERFAHLRMVLGEGTVGLVHGQLPPAEKDAAMADFVAGKTRVLVATTVIEVGVNVPNASIMVIERAETFGLAQLHQLRGRVGRGAAKSTCLMLYQAPLSEGGERRLSILRDSEDGFRIAEEDLAMRGAGDVIGTAQSGLPRFRIADLERQAGLMALAQSDARVLLAMDPALESPRGQAARMLMWLTEQDRAIRLIEVG
- a CDS encoding methyl-accepting chemotaxis protein; protein product: MHDPSRLLPVACNQFRRRITRIATDALDLGRDVAEVASALEALEKLADSQISLLRSAQTAAETVQDANARVLDGAQRVGQSADATLGMVEETAAQLRETSAHAQTIASWVRSAIARMEELNETLTRVQAENAGIKSVAMQVNILAINAKIEAARAGDAGRGFAVVAEAINELSRRTAAASEGIGNAVGGLTGSIRALHDEAGAISTDADAVLTGATGTDAALGRMLGGLTQTRAAVTEIATRAAEVNSANASFGPAFRRMAEGMQQTSTEVHEATQKTRTLIIAGETIVQEAVELGGALADTAFIEAVKSAAEEVGQLFEAGISAGRISAGTLFETRYSPIAGSNPAQVMAPFTGFTDAVLPAVQERVLSLSPEIVFCAAVDRNGYLPTHNRKFSQPQGPDPVWNAANCRNRRIFNDRVGLRAGQSTAPFLLQIYRRDMGGGNFVLMKDLSAPIFVSGRHWGGLRLAYRM